In Cystobacter fuscus DSM 2262, the DNA window CGTGTAGGCCGTGAAGTAGACGGAGGCACCGACGCGGGTGAAGTCGTGCGGATAGGAGAAGTCCTGCCCGGGGGCGAGATCCTGGAGCTGCCGCGTTCCCTCCGCCGTTCCGTCGCTCACCCAGGGCTCCAGTCCCTGTCCCTCGCCGATGTTGCTGTAGAGGATGCGATCATCCAGGGTGAACAGCTCGCTCTGGAATTCATCCGACAAGCTCAGGGGCCGGGACACCTGCTGCGTTCCGTTCGCCGTTCCATCGGTCATCCAGAGCTGCACGTCCCGGGGCGCCGGTCCCGACGAGGAGATGTTCACGCTGAAGAAGAGCCGGCCACCCGCCACGGTGGAGGTGCCGATGAGGGGATCCGAATCGGGCTGCTCCGAGAAGGCGTTGGGCAGCGTCGCCACGAGCCGCTCCTGTACCGCGCCCGCGTCGTCCACCGTCAGGGAAGACAGGCGCAGGAGGTGATCCGACGGCGTGGAGAGCGTGAGGAACAACTGGCTGCCCGGGCCCTCCATCAGGTTGGGGATGGGGCCGTCCGAGTCCGCGGACAGCTCCCGCACGCGCACCGTGCCCTCGCTCGTGCCGTCCGTGCGCCACAGCTCGCTGCCATAAGAAGGCGTCGAGGTGAGGAAGAACACCGACGTGCCCAGCTTCTGGAGGTGGGCCGGGTAGGCGCTCGCGGGACCGGCCTGGATGTCCTTCACCAGCACCGTGCCCTCGGCCGTGCCGTCCGTCCTCCACAACTCGGTGCCATGCTCCGCGTCCGTGAAGACGAAGAAGAGGGTGTTGCCCACGAGCACCTGCGAGAAGCTCAGCGAGGAGTCCGGCCCCATGTCGCGCACGAGCACCGTGCCCGCCTCCGTGCCATCGCTCCTCCACAGCTCGGTGTGGCCGCTGTCCGTGCCGGGGATGTAACGGAAGAAGAGCAGTTGGCCGCCCACCACGGTGAGCTTGTAGGGCGCCGAGTCGCCGCCCGTGCCCGGCGTGAGCTCCTTCACCTGCCGCGTGCCGCCGGAGGTGCCGTCGGTGACCCAGAGCTCCGGGCCGTGCGCCGCGTCTCCCGCGACGAAGAAGAGCTGGGAGCCCAGGGGCGTCAGTTCCGTCACGAGGTCCGTGGTCGTGTCCGCGAGCGCGGGAAAGTCCTTCACCCGCGCGGTGCCCGCTTCGGTCCCATCACTCGCCCACAGGGCATGGGTGCCGTCCTCGTAATGGGTCGCGAAGAAGAGCCGTCCCTGGAAGTCCACCAGGCTCGAGGGGCCCGGGTCGGTCCGGGAGGGGCGATCGGAGGGCGGGAAGACATCCTTGACGAGATGCGCGGTGCCCAGCGTCGGACGGGCCGGTGGAGCACTCGCGCGGTCGCCTCCTCC includes these proteins:
- a CDS encoding ELWxxDGT repeat protein, which codes for MDAWRSAVLLCSLMVGCGGGLGSETPTPESELPPAGVPAGGGGDRASAPPARPTLGTAHLVKDVFPPSDRPSRTDPGPSSLVDFQGRLFFATHYEDGTHALWASDGTEAGTARVKDFPALADTTTDLVTELTPLGSQLFFVAGDAAHGPELWVTDGTSGGTRQVKELTPGTGGDSAPYKLTVVGGQLLFFRYIPGTDSGHTELWRSDGTEAGTVLVRDMGPDSSLSFSQVLVGNTLFFVFTDAEHGTELWRTDGTAEGTVLVKDIQAGPASAYPAHLQKLGTSVFFLTSTPSYGSELWRTDGTSEGTVRVRELSADSDGPIPNLMEGPGSQLFLTLSTPSDHLLRLSSLTVDDAGAVQERLVATLPNAFSEQPDSDPLIGTSTVAGGRLFFSVNISSSGPAPRDVQLWMTDGTANGTQQVSRPLSLSDEFQSELFTLDDRILYSNIGEGQGLEPWVSDGTAEGTRQLQDLAPGQDFSYPHDFTRVGASVYFTAYTPGHGAELWVLPLRE